From Cytophagales bacterium, the proteins below share one genomic window:
- a CDS encoding TAT-variant-translocated molybdopterin oxidoreductase, translating into MKSTKKYWKGLEQLNNTPSFSKLAEKEFPEYLPLNEAESEPSRRDFLKVMGFGIGAVSLAACEAPIRNAIPYVKKPVDVDPSIPNYYASTFVSGSDYANVVVKTREGRPIKVEGNELSAFSGGGSSAQSEASVLSLYDKERLTGPMKDGASATWLDVDNGLAALGAGARVAIVTNTIASPSTTKAIEAFQGAYANTEVITYDANSVSGLLDANEATFGTRAYPGYDFSQAEVIVSFASDFLGAGVNQTLYNKQFAASRKLGDGKKTMSRLYSFESNLSLTGANADYRFPVRASEQAGLIADLYNAIVNGGSAKDEGIKKVVKDLKAANGKSLVVAGSNDSNIQILVNAINNALGSYGSTIDLSKATNIRKGNDKQFAAFVSALNGGQYGGVIFYNCNPVYDHPLGGQLASAISKAGVSISTSDRMDETTALVKYVAPDNHYLESWNDFELTTGHYSLSQPTISRIFDTRQAQESFLTWGGNNTNYYDFIRSNWEAVYTANPGAFSNFDAFWDKSLHDGVLETDAAGEAPAFDSSAVGGAATAVSASKAGSGLELVLYTNASIATGRQANNPWLQEMPDPVTKACWDNYLTVSPKQAEEWGIQTDDGKMSTQKVNLSVGGQTVSVPVLAQPGQAYNTVGLALGYGREKAGKVANGVGVNAYPLIQTAGGSLSYSITSGVSAEPNGEDHQIAQTQTAQTYLGRQTVVQETVLKAYQKDASAGRNFPHIATAEGFKKPAAVSLWKGHKYANHHWGMAIDLNSCTGCGTCTIACQTENNIPVVGKSEVLNRREMHWIRIDRYYSHDPEQMTEKQKGLLSTRYAEFAAYENPEVTFQPMMCQQCNNAPCETVCPVAATTHSSEGLNQMTYNRCIGTRYCANNCPYKVRRFNWFKYHDNEQFGDNLAMNNDLGKMVLNPDVTVRARGVMEKCTFCVQRIQAGKLEAKKENRRPVDGEVNVACAKSCPSEALVFGDMKDPNSRISKLLKIKSMDKGVEAQEPRAYHVLEELRVMPNIWYLTKVRNKDEVKKSETADAHA; encoded by the coding sequence ATGAAATCAACGAAGAAATACTGGAAGGGACTGGAGCAGTTAAATAATACGCCCTCTTTTTCGAAATTAGCGGAGAAAGAATTTCCAGAATACTTACCACTGAATGAGGCTGAATCAGAGCCTTCAAGACGTGATTTCTTAAAAGTAATGGGATTTGGCATCGGGGCCGTTTCTCTGGCAGCTTGTGAAGCGCCAATCAGAAATGCGATCCCTTATGTTAAAAAGCCTGTTGACGTAGATCCTAGTATTCCTAACTATTATGCATCTACGTTCGTGAGTGGTAGCGATTACGCCAATGTAGTCGTGAAAACACGCGAAGGCCGACCCATCAAAGTAGAGGGCAATGAGCTTTCTGCATTCTCTGGAGGCGGATCTTCTGCTCAATCTGAGGCTTCTGTCCTATCACTTTATGATAAAGAGCGATTGACAGGCCCAATGAAAGATGGTGCATCTGCTACCTGGTTGGACGTTGATAATGGTTTAGCTGCTTTGGGAGCTGGTGCTAGAGTTGCTATCGTGACTAATACGATCGCAAGCCCCTCTACCACGAAAGCCATTGAGGCATTTCAGGGAGCTTATGCCAACACCGAGGTGATTACTTATGATGCCAATTCGGTAAGTGGTTTGCTTGATGCTAACGAGGCTACGTTCGGAACACGAGCTTATCCAGGCTACGATTTCTCTCAAGCAGAAGTAATTGTGTCTTTTGCTTCAGATTTCCTGGGAGCTGGCGTTAATCAGACCTTATATAATAAGCAGTTCGCTGCTTCCAGAAAGTTGGGAGATGGCAAAAAGACCATGTCTCGACTCTATTCATTCGAGAGTAACCTGTCTTTGACCGGTGCCAATGCGGATTACCGATTCCCAGTTAGGGCTTCTGAGCAAGCAGGCTTGATCGCTGATCTGTACAATGCGATCGTGAACGGAGGTTCAGCGAAAGATGAAGGCATCAAGAAGGTCGTTAAAGACTTGAAAGCTGCCAATGGCAAGTCTTTGGTCGTAGCAGGTAGCAACGATAGCAACATCCAGATCCTGGTCAATGCGATCAACAACGCATTAGGAAGCTACGGAAGTACCATCGATTTAAGTAAGGCCACAAACATCAGAAAAGGAAACGATAAGCAATTTGCAGCGTTTGTTTCTGCGCTGAATGGTGGCCAGTATGGTGGTGTAATCTTTTATAACTGTAATCCAGTTTACGATCATCCACTAGGTGGTCAATTGGCTAGTGCGATCAGCAAAGCGGGTGTATCCATTTCGACTTCAGATCGAATGGATGAGACCACTGCCTTGGTGAAATATGTCGCTCCTGATAATCATTACCTGGAATCATGGAATGATTTTGAGTTGACAACAGGGCATTACAGCCTTTCGCAACCAACCATTTCAAGAATTTTCGATACCCGTCAGGCACAAGAGTCTTTCTTGACCTGGGGTGGTAACAATACGAATTACTACGACTTTATCCGAAGCAACTGGGAAGCGGTTTATACGGCCAATCCTGGTGCTTTTTCCAACTTTGATGCTTTCTGGGATAAGTCTTTGCACGATGGTGTGCTAGAGACAGATGCAGCTGGTGAAGCCCCGGCATTTGACAGTTCTGCTGTTGGTGGCGCTGCTACGGCAGTAAGTGCTTCAAAAGCAGGATCAGGATTGGAATTGGTGTTGTATACTAACGCATCAATTGCAACAGGTCGTCAGGCGAATAACCCCTGGTTGCAGGAAATGCCTGATCCAGTAACGAAAGCATGCTGGGACAACTACCTGACTGTTTCACCGAAGCAAGCAGAAGAGTGGGGTATTCAGACAGATGACGGTAAAATGTCTACGCAGAAAGTAAATCTTTCTGTAGGAGGACAAACTGTTTCTGTTCCTGTTCTTGCTCAACCTGGTCAGGCTTACAATACCGTAGGTCTTGCATTGGGATACGGTAGAGAAAAGGCAGGGAAAGTAGCCAATGGTGTAGGAGTCAATGCCTATCCACTGATTCAGACTGCCGGAGGTTCCTTGAGTTATAGTATTACTTCAGGAGTAAGTGCTGAGCCAAATGGTGAAGATCATCAAATTGCTCAAACACAAACTGCTCAAACTTACTTGGGACGACAGACGGTTGTACAGGAGACTGTATTGAAGGCTTATCAGAAAGATGCCAGTGCCGGACGTAACTTCCCTCATATTGCCACTGCAGAAGGATTTAAGAAGCCCGCTGCAGTATCTCTTTGGAAAGGTCACAAATATGCCAACCACCACTGGGGGATGGCCATCGACCTAAACTCATGTACGGGTTGTGGTACTTGTACCATCGCTTGTCAGACAGAGAACAACATTCCTGTTGTTGGTAAGTCTGAAGTACTGAACAGAAGAGAGATGCACTGGATCCGGATCGACCGCTACTACAGCCACGATCCTGAGCAAATGACGGAAAAGCAGAAAGGATTGCTTTCCACGCGTTATGCTGAATTTGCGGCCTATGAAAATCCTGAAGTGACGTTCCAACCGATGATGTGCCAGCAGTGTAATAATGCACCTTGCGAAACGGTATGTCCTGTTGCTGCTACTACACACAGCTCCGAAGGGTTAAACCAAATGACTTACAACAGATGTATCGGTACAAGATATTGTGCGAACAACTGTCCTTATAAAGTACGTCGATTCAACTGGTTCAAGTACCACGACAATGAGCAGTTCGGTGATAACCTCGCTATGAACAATGACCTTGGTAAAATGGTATTGAATCCGGACGTGACGGTAAGAGCTCGTGGGGTAATGGAAAAATGTACGTTCTGCGTGCAGCGTATCCAGGCTGGTAAGCTAGAAGCCAAGAAAGAAAACAGAAGACCTGTGGATGGTGAAGTGAATGTAGCTTGTGCCAAGTCTTGTCCTTCTGAAGCATTGGTATTCGGAGACATGAAAGATCCGAACAGTAGAATCTCTAAGTTGTTGAAAATCAAGTCAATGGACAAAGGGGTTGAAGCGCAGGAGCCTAGAGCTTACCACGTGCTAGAAGAATTGCGAGTAATGCCAAACATCTGGTATTTGACAAAAGTTAGAAACAAAGACGAAGTGAAGAAGTCGGAAACGGCTGATGCGCACGCCTGA
- the nrfD gene encoding NrfD/PsrC family molybdoenzyme membrane anchor subunit — protein MTSESVIREPLVTGGKSLHDVTNDIAGRVEEKPHLTWMMAMAVSLGMLAIGGYAVGKLLWEGIGMWGLNKTVGWAWDITNFVWWVGIGHAGTLISAVLLLFRQRWRMSINRAAEAMTIFAVICAAMFPVLHMGRPWLGFYWALPLPNTFGSLWVNFNSPLLWDVFAISTYFSVSLVFWYIGLIPDFATIRDRATGLRKTIYGALSFGWTGAARHWNHYETVALVLAGVATPLVLSVHTIVSFDFATSVIPGWHTTIFPPYFVAGAIFSGFAMVLTLLLVTRKVYKLEDYITIQHIELMNIVIIITGSIVGIAYITEFFIAWYSGVEPEQYAFINRATGPYWWAYWSMMTCNVFSPQLFWFKKIRTNIASTFVLSIIVNIGMWFERFVIIVTSLHRDFIPSSWAMFYPTFYDVGVYIFTFGLFFTAFFLFAKFFPVINMAEVKSIVKVTGERSTEPAVAADQSTEKEVA, from the coding sequence ATGACCTCTGAATCTGTAATAAGAGAACCATTAGTAACCGGTGGAAAGTCGTTGCACGATGTAACGAATGACATTGCCGGTAGGGTAGAAGAGAAACCACACCTCACCTGGATGATGGCCATGGCCGTATCCCTGGGTATGCTAGCGATCGGCGGGTATGCTGTCGGTAAGCTCCTATGGGAAGGTATTGGCATGTGGGGACTGAACAAGACTGTAGGCTGGGCGTGGGATATCACCAACTTCGTATGGTGGGTAGGTATCGGTCACGCAGGTACGTTGATCTCTGCGGTACTATTGTTGTTCCGTCAGCGATGGAGAATGTCCATCAACCGTGCTGCGGAAGCGATGACGATCTTCGCGGTAATTTGTGCAGCGATGTTCCCTGTTTTGCACATGGGACGTCCCTGGTTAGGTTTTTACTGGGCATTGCCATTACCAAACACTTTCGGATCACTTTGGGTGAACTTTAACTCCCCGCTGCTTTGGGACGTGTTTGCGATCAGTACTTACTTCTCTGTTTCCCTGGTATTCTGGTACATTGGATTGATCCCTGATTTTGCAACGATCAGAGACCGGGCTACAGGATTGAGAAAAACCATCTACGGCGCATTGAGCTTTGGATGGACAGGAGCTGCTCGTCACTGGAATCACTATGAAACAGTAGCGTTGGTATTGGCGGGTGTAGCGACACCACTGGTACTTTCGGTACACACTATTGTATCATTTGACTTTGCAACATCCGTAATTCCTGGTTGGCACACCACGATCTTCCCACCTTACTTCGTTGCAGGTGCGATCTTCTCTGGTTTTGCCATGGTATTGACGCTGTTGCTTGTCACCAGAAAGGTTTACAAATTAGAAGACTATATCACGATCCAGCACATCGAGCTGATGAACATCGTGATCATCATTACTGGATCCATTGTTGGTATTGCTTACATCACTGAGTTCTTTATTGCATGGTACTCAGGTGTAGAGCCGGAGCAATATGCTTTCATCAACCGGGCGACCGGTCCTTACTGGTGGGCTTACTGGTCCATGATGACTTGTAATGTATTTTCTCCTCAACTGTTTTGGTTCAAGAAGATCAGAACGAACATCGCTTCAACTTTCGTACTGTCGATAATCGTGAATATCGGTATGTGGTTTGAGCGTTTCGTGATCATTGTAACTTCACTACACCGGGATTTCATTCCTTCGAGTTGGGCAATGTTCTATCCTACTTTTTACGATGTGGGAGTATACATATTCACGTTCGGGCTTTTCTTCACAGCCTTCTTCCTGTTTGCAAAATTCTTCCCGGTCATCAACATGGCGGAGGTCAAGAGTATTGTGAAAGTAACTGGTGAAAGAAGCACAGAGCCTGCAGTTGCAGCAGATCAATCAACCGAAAAGGAAGTAGCATAA
- a CDS encoding DUF3341 domain-containing protein, which translates to MSQSNEFLLGVYEDEDVLLGAIKSVRESGVKIDEVYSPFPVHGIEHALGYKRSNMSIAAFLFGLLGTSLALTMQIGMMGIDWPMIIGGKDYIPVPSFIPVTFELTVLLGSFGMVGTFFVTANLKPWGKPRIFDKRITDDKHVMALDLSANDKSVEELTSILNASGASEVNPKSFNDGNAE; encoded by the coding sequence ATGTCACAGTCTAACGAATTTTTACTGGGGGTCTACGAAGACGAAGATGTATTGCTTGGCGCGATCAAGTCAGTACGTGAGTCAGGCGTCAAGATAGACGAAGTGTATTCCCCATTTCCCGTCCACGGCATAGAGCATGCATTGGGCTACAAAAGATCAAACATGTCGATCGCGGCTTTCCTCTTCGGATTGCTCGGTACCAGCCTTGCATTGACCATGCAAATTGGTATGATGGGGATTGACTGGCCAATGATCATCGGTGGTAAGGATTATATTCCGGTTCCATCATTCATTCCTGTGACATTTGAGTTGACCGTATTACTCGGTTCATTCGGTATGGTGGGTACGTTTTTTGTAACAGCCAACCTGAAGCCATGGGGCAAACCAAGAATTTTTGACAAGCGAATTACAGACGATAAGCATGTAATGGCGCTGGATTTATCAGCTAATGATAAGAGTGTAGAAGAATTGACTTCTATCCTGAATGCCAGCGGAGCTTCTGAAGTGAACCCAAAATCATTTAATGACGGAAATGCTGAATAA
- a CDS encoding cytochrome c translates to MLNKKLYNSLVVVVVAVLLAGCAASGDNQGLEYAPQMYHSTPYEPLSQIKDTEAGRGVTSSELEEHAEFYNSNPYNAFDMTMREPVANTVKRGQYLPNHIDPADYETAEANLINPLDSSQVVIKDGKILYERFCEHCHGEKGQGDGLVGQVYKGVTSYTSSTVKDKKGGHIFHVITHGKGRMGAHASQISVEDRWKIVRYVQTLQNQ, encoded by the coding sequence ATGCTGAATAAGAAGTTATACAACTCCCTGGTAGTGGTCGTAGTGGCCGTGTTGCTGGCAGGATGTGCAGCTTCAGGTGACAACCAGGGACTGGAGTATGCACCTCAAATGTATCATTCTACGCCATACGAGCCTTTATCACAAATTAAGGACACAGAAGCAGGTCGCGGAGTAACCTCCTCTGAATTGGAGGAACATGCGGAATTCTACAATTCCAATCCTTACAATGCTTTCGATATGACCATGCGTGAACCTGTGGCCAATACAGTGAAAAGAGGTCAGTATCTTCCGAATCACATTGACCCGGCAGATTATGAAACTGCTGAAGCTAATCTGATCAATCCATTAGATTCTTCACAAGTCGTGATCAAGGATGGTAAAATCCTTTATGAGCGTTTTTGTGAGCATTGCCACGGAGAAAAAGGGCAGGGCGATGGTCTGGTAGGGCAGGTTTACAAAGGCGTTACCTCTTACACCTCATCTACGGTAAAAGATAAAAAAGGGGGTCACATCTTTCATGTGATCACACACGGTAAAGGACGTATGGGAGCGCATGCTTCTCAGATAAGCGTCGAAGACCGTTGGAAAATTGTTAGGTACGTTCAAACCCTGCAAAATCAATAA
- a CDS encoding quinol:cytochrome C oxidoreductase has translation MASVEITEEKFEFTAKTKKNLFIFIAVGLLMAIVGVIMMNTGGHGDASHGVAADGGHHAFHWTKRLFANLWINNVFFAGISVIGVFFVAIQYASQAGWSVGVKRIAMSFGSWLPIAGVLILVSFLVFGHDIFHWTHHDLYAKFLEDGSVNPKYDSIIDGKKAYFFWPMTDHPSIPVFFLARMVIFFGVWYWLFRKLRGLAVSEDLEGGTARWFEMRKWSAIFLLFFAVSSSVSAWDWIMSIDTHWFSTMFGWYVFASWWVSGLALITLIAVLLKDKGYLSIVNQNHIHDLGKFMFAFSIFWTYVWFSQFLLIYYAHIPEETIYFVERWKSDQYAPVFYMNLFLNFFLPFLVLMTRDAKRHARFIKVIAPIIILGHWFDFYLMVTPGTLKEHGGYGLLELGVMFVYAGAFTYVILNSLSKVPLFGKNHPMLKESLHHHI, from the coding sequence ATGGCATCTGTAGAAATCACAGAAGAGAAATTTGAATTTACGGCGAAGACTAAGAAGAACTTATTCATCTTCATCGCTGTAGGGTTATTAATGGCTATCGTTGGTGTCATCATGATGAACACTGGTGGCCATGGTGATGCCTCTCATGGAGTTGCCGCTGATGGTGGACATCACGCATTCCACTGGACAAAAAGATTATTTGCAAACCTTTGGATCAACAACGTATTTTTCGCAGGGATCTCAGTTATAGGAGTATTCTTTGTGGCGATTCAATATGCTTCACAAGCGGGATGGTCAGTAGGAGTTAAGCGAATTGCCATGTCTTTCGGTTCCTGGCTGCCGATTGCAGGAGTATTGATTTTGGTGAGCTTTTTAGTATTTGGTCATGACATCTTTCATTGGACACACCATGATCTTTATGCTAAATTTCTAGAAGATGGATCCGTTAATCCGAAATATGATTCTATCATCGATGGAAAGAAGGCATATTTCTTTTGGCCTATGACCGATCATCCAAGTATTCCAGTATTCTTTCTGGCAAGAATGGTGATCTTTTTCGGTGTATGGTACTGGTTATTTAGGAAACTGAGAGGCCTGGCAGTCTCGGAAGATTTAGAAGGCGGCACCGCAAGATGGTTTGAAATGAGAAAGTGGTCTGCGATCTTCCTGTTATTCTTCGCAGTTTCTTCATCTGTTTCTGCCTGGGATTGGATCATGTCCATCGACACACACTGGTTCAGTACCATGTTTGGATGGTATGTATTTGCCAGTTGGTGGGTTAGTGGTCTTGCGTTGATCACACTAATCGCAGTATTGTTGAAAGACAAAGGTTACTTGTCAATTGTTAATCAGAACCATATTCATGACCTGGGTAAGTTCATGTTTGCGTTCTCCATTTTCTGGACTTATGTCTGGTTTTCACAGTTCCTGTTGATCTATTATGCACACATTCCTGAAGAGACCATTTACTTCGTTGAGCGCTGGAAAAGTGACCAATATGCTCCGGTATTTTACATGAATTTATTTTTGAACTTCTTCCTGCCCTTCTTAGTCTTAATGACAAGGGATGCAAAGCGGCATGCGAGGTTTATTAAAGTGATAGCACCAATCATTATTCTCGGTCACTGGTTTGACTTCTATTTGATGGTCACGCCGGGAACATTGAAAGAACATGGAGGTTACGGCCTCTTGGAATTGGGAGTTATGTTCGTTTACGCAGGGGCGTTTACTTACGTGATTCTCAACTCACTGTCAAAAGTCCCATTGTTTGGTAAGAACCATCCAATGTTGAAAGAAAGTTTGCATCACCATATTTAA
- a CDS encoding cytochrome c oxidase subunit II, which translates to MLNLVVLVAVILILAILVIIFRVSTLINVTKEQKEGGVSSANKVQAALMIVFLVAGIAGFFYYSFGGLSESYVQPIASEHGVVTDRLFWITMAVTCVVFIITQIFLFGFAWKYQHKEGNKATFYPHNDKLELIWTAVPAVVLAVLIFTGWQAWRDITGPAPDNAEVIEVMGYQYSWAVRYPGADNKLGSYDFRKIDVSNVSGVDYSDRASFDDFYGRELHVPKGKPVLLNIRARDVIHSVYSPHFRLQMNAVPGMPTRFWFTPTKSTEEMRAETGNPDFNYELVCNKICGKGHFGMKYLIVVDEPAEYEKWYESQEPWLKANPDYITQVPAELREQALITLGIDNPEVDETAEEKLISTTN; encoded by the coding sequence ATGTTGAATTTAGTTGTATTAGTAGCGGTAATCCTGATCCTGGCGATCCTGGTAATTATCTTCCGGGTATCGACGCTGATCAACGTGACTAAGGAGCAGAAAGAGGGGGGTGTTTCGTCAGCAAACAAAGTGCAGGCTGCATTGATGATCGTGTTTCTTGTTGCAGGAATTGCAGGGTTTTTCTATTATTCCTTTGGAGGACTTAGCGAAAGCTACGTCCAGCCCATCGCCTCCGAGCATGGTGTAGTAACTGACCGTTTGTTTTGGATCACAATGGCGGTTACATGTGTAGTATTCATCATTACACAAATTTTTCTTTTCGGATTCGCCTGGAAATACCAGCATAAAGAAGGAAATAAGGCTACATTTTATCCTCACAATGACAAACTGGAATTGATTTGGACGGCTGTACCTGCTGTGGTACTTGCTGTTCTGATTTTTACAGGATGGCAGGCTTGGAGAGATATTACTGGTCCGGCACCAGACAATGCAGAGGTCATTGAGGTAATGGGTTATCAATATTCCTGGGCAGTTCGCTACCCTGGAGCAGATAATAAGCTAGGAAGTTATGATTTCAGAAAGATTGATGTTTCTAATGTGTCTGGTGTAGACTATTCAGACAGAGCATCTTTTGATGATTTCTACGGCCGTGAGCTTCATGTTCCTAAAGGAAAGCCGGTATTACTGAACATCAGAGCAAGAGATGTAATCCACAGTGTGTATTCCCCACACTTCCGATTGCAAATGAATGCAGTACCTGGTATGCCGACAAGGTTCTGGTTTACACCAACCAAGTCGACAGAAGAAATGAGAGCGGAAACGGGTAATCCCGATTTCAACTACGAACTTGTTTGTAACAAGATTTGTGGTAAAGGACACTTCGGAATGAAGTATTTGATTGTAGTGGATGAGCCGGCTGAGTACGAAAAGTGGTATGAATCACAAGAGCCTTGGCTAAAAGCAAATCCCGATTATATCACGCAAGTTCCGGCGGAGTTGAGGGAGCAGGCTTTGATCACTTTAGGAATCGATAACCCTGAAGTAGATGAAACTGCCGAAGAGAAGTTGATAAGTACTACTAATTAA
- a CDS encoding cbb3-type cytochrome c oxidase subunit I yields MSEVHNAGHDDHHDEHHEQGFVSKYIFSTDHKTIAKQFLITGIAWAVIGVALSVIFRLQLGFPNMDMEWLRPILGKWITPAGKLDSEFYLALVTMHGTIMVFFVLTAGLSGTFSNFLIPLQIGARDMASGFMNMLSYWFFFLSSVVMFISLFIETGPAAGGWTVYPPLSALPQAIQGSAAGMTLWLVSMVFFIASSLLGGINYVTTVINLRTEGMTFSRLPLTIWAFFITAVIGILSFPVLFAAALLLVFDRSFGTSFYLSDIYIGGEALPHTGGSPILYQHLFWFLGHPEVYIVLLPALGITSEIIATNSRKPIFGYRAMIGSMLAIAFLSFIVWAHHMFVSGMNPFLGSVFMFLTLIIAVPSAVKAFNYITTLWKGNIIFTPAMLFSIGLVSFFISGGLTGIFLGNSAIDINLHDTYFVVAHFHLVMGSASAFGLAAGVYHWFPKMFGRMMDERLGHIHFWFTFVGIYLVFFPLHYIGIAGFPRRYYSFTSFDAFSSFTDLNSFVTIAAVFTFFAQFIFVFNFFYSIFRGKLAPANPWNSNTLEWTTPRFPGHGNWVGAIPKVFRWAYDYSKPLTEEAKASMSQEEIDNYPDFIPQDVPLTETMESNTEQEKELAAEEQTDLEPKVANAE; encoded by the coding sequence ATGTCAGAAGTTCATAACGCAGGACATGATGATCACCACGATGAGCATCATGAGCAAGGTTTTGTAAGCAAATACATCTTTTCTACTGATCACAAAACGATCGCTAAGCAGTTCCTGATTACAGGTATTGCCTGGGCAGTGATTGGTGTTGCATTATCTGTTATTTTCCGATTGCAGCTTGGTTTTCCTAACATGGACATGGAATGGCTTCGCCCAATCCTTGGCAAATGGATTACTCCTGCAGGAAAACTAGATAGCGAATTTTATCTGGCCCTGGTTACGATGCATGGTACCATCATGGTATTCTTCGTATTGACGGCTGGACTGAGCGGTACTTTCAGTAATTTCCTGATCCCACTGCAAATTGGTGCGAGGGACATGGCCTCAGGTTTCATGAACATGTTGTCTTACTGGTTCTTCTTCTTGTCCAGTGTGGTTATGTTCATTTCGTTGTTTATCGAAACAGGACCGGCAGCCGGTGGTTGGACCGTATATCCGCCGCTTAGTGCTTTACCACAAGCAATTCAGGGATCTGCCGCGGGTATGACCTTGTGGTTGGTTTCTATGGTGTTCTTTATTGCATCATCATTACTTGGAGGAATCAACTATGTGACAACCGTCATAAACCTCAGAACCGAGGGAATGACTTTCAGTAGGTTGCCACTAACAATCTGGGCATTCTTCATTACGGCGGTTATCGGTATCTTATCGTTCCCTGTATTGTTTGCTGCAGCATTGTTGTTGGTCTTTGACCGATCTTTCGGAACAAGTTTCTACTTGTCTGATATATACATTGGAGGAGAAGCGTTGCCACACACAGGAGGTAGCCCGATCCTTTATCAACATTTGTTCTGGTTCCTTGGACACCCTGAAGTATACATTGTATTGCTTCCGGCACTAGGGATCACATCGGAAATCATTGCGACCAATTCACGTAAGCCTATCTTCGGTTACCGTGCAATGATTGGTTCTATGCTGGCTATTGCGTTCCTTTCGTTCATTGTTTGGGCACACCACATGTTCGTATCGGGAATGAATCCGTTCCTGGGATCTGTGTTCATGTTCCTGACCTTGATCATTGCGGTTCCTTCGGCTGTAAAAGCATTTAACTACATCACCACGCTTTGGAAAGGTAATATCATCTTTACTCCAGCGATGTTGTTCTCTATTGGTTTGGTTTCCTTCTTTATCTCAGGAGGATTGACTGGTATTTTCCTTGGTAACTCTGCCATTGATATCAATTTGCACGATACTTACTTTGTAGTGGCTCACTTCCACCTGGTAATGGGTAGTGCATCTGCCTTTGGTCTGGCTGCAGGGGTTTATCACTGGTTCCCTAAAATGTTTGGAAGAATGATGGATGAGCGATTGGGCCACATTCACTTTTGGTTCACCTTCGTAGGGATCTACCTGGTGTTTTTCCCACTGCACTATATTGGTATCGCAGGTTTCCCAAGAAGATATTATTCGTTCACAAGCTTTGATGCATTCTCATCTTTCACGGATCTGAATTCATTCGTGACGATCGCGGCGGTATTTACCTTCTTTGCACAGTTCATCTTTGTGTTCAACTTCTTCTACAGCATTTTCAGAGGTAAGTTGGCACCTGCTAATCCATGGAACTCTAACACATTAGAGTGGACTACTCCTCGATTCCCTGGACACGGTAACTGGGTAGGAGCGATCCCTAAAGTGTTCCGATGGGCATATGATTACAGTAAGCCCCTTACGGAAGAAGCGAAGGCGAGTATGTCTCAGGAAGAAATTGATAATTACCCTGACTTCATTCCTCAAGACGTTCCGTTAACAGAGACCATGGAATCTAATACGGAGCAGGAAAAGGAATTAGCAGCAGAAGAGCAAACTGACCTGGAGCCCAAAGTGGCGAATGCTGAATAA